In Mesotoga infera, the DNA window TTTCATCTGTTTCAAGAAGGACATAGTGCGCCAGACTTGCCACTCCAGTTGGAATTGCTGGCGAATAACTCACTTTTATTCTGGGATGAAATCCCTGTGTAAAAGAAATGGGCAAGCCAGATCTCCTGATTGTCCGTTCAATTGCTGTGACGGTTTCCTGGTGGGAAAGAAATCTCATGAGACCTCCACAGCAGAAGCGAACTATCAATCTCTTATTGTTCAAACAAACCTCCGCAGGCTTCAGATCCGTAACCCTTTGTCTCTCGGGACACGTGCAGTTATAATTGTATTCGATACACCTTCACTTTTCAACACCAAATGCAAACGCTGAGAGGTGAGTTATATGAAATGGATGATAATGTCGGACTCTCATGACAACATGACAAGAATCGCCGAAGCTGTGAGTCTCGCAGTTGACAGAGAAGTTGATGTTCTCTTTCATTGCGGAGATATCGTTTCACCTTTCGCTGCTCGAGAGCTACTTCGGTTCAGTGGAGAACTCCATGTAATCATAGGAAACAATGACGGAGAGCTGCTCGGCCTCAAGAGCCTGCTTGGGAGTTCCCTAATCAAAGGCCCGAAGGAGATCGAGGTAGACGGCCATAGGGTTATTCTAATGCATGAGCCTTTCGGACTGAAAGATACATTGAGAGCTGATTTTATTTTTTACGGCCATACACATAAGCTCGATATTAGGCTGGATTCTAGTCCCGTGGTTTTAAATCCTGGTGAAACATGCGGCTATCTAACTGGAAGACAAACCGTTGTAATAATGGATCCGAAGAAT includes these proteins:
- a CDS encoding YfcE family phosphodiesterase; this encodes MSDSHDNMTRIAEAVSLAVDREVDVLFHCGDIVSPFAARELLRFSGELHVIIGNNDGELLGLKSLLGSSLIKGPKEIEVDGHRVILMHEPFGLKDTLRADFIFYGHTHKLDIRLDSSPVVLNPGETCGYLTGRQTVVIMDPKNLKYELIELR